The Brachypodium distachyon strain Bd21 chromosome 4, Brachypodium_distachyon_v3.0, whole genome shotgun sequence nucleotide sequence CAAACATAAGCAACCGAAGATGTAAACGAACCCATAGGAATGATTTCACCAGGGGCAAGATGACTACGCGATAATCCAACAAAGAAATCGCAAGAAAATCATGCCACAAGTCTTGGATTTCAGTACGAGCCTTATAGAACTGCAATGTACAAACAAGATCAAGATTATTGGGATAAAGACAACTATAAGCACAGTTGTATGAGAATGAACCTGAGGAAGAAATAGAAAGTTCAAAGAGGGCATGCAAAAGGGAAAATTGAACAGACCTCAGCACTTAAGTTGTCTGTGGGTAAATTCCTCAACCTCTGCTTAATCTTCTCTAGGATCTCAGTTCCTTCTTTGATTTTCTCCTCTCGTATTTTAGCAAATGACTCTTCATCACTTACTGTAGATGGCTTTAGAAACAAGTGTTCAAATATATAATCCTTCTTTTTGAAATGGAAAAAGTAATGGTCCTCTGAATCTTGACCAACAGTTATCTCATCCAAAGAATTATCATCCACAGATGTACCCTTTGGTTCTAAGACTGTCCGCAGCTTCGGCAGGTCTTTCTCTGCTGGGTGTTTGCTGCACATGTGTCGCAAGAGGGAATCTGTATCTGGTAACTTTTTGCCAACACAATAAGGGCAAATCCAGAACCTCCATGACCTGGTTTTCTTCACAAAGGTCATTGCATCAGATATGGTCCTTGCAGCCCAGTGGTCATCTTCGTAAACATCATCATAGTACTTACGCAGCTCAAAGAGTCTCACTGATAGGAAGCTGTCCTGCTGCGCGCTTGTCATGGAGTCCCAGGAACCCTTGACAACCCACACGACTCTCCGGATTAAGCGTGCGAATTCTGTGTAGATGGAAGATAACCTATCAGCACACTCCTCGCCATCTACAGACCCAGGAGGCACGTCCTCCAACTTGGGGTCAACAGGGTCCCCTGTGTTAAACCCCCGAACGCACTCAAGGTACGCAGCCCCATACAAACCCAGGACGAAACAGAGCTTTGCACGGAATATGGCGAGCACGAGAGAGCTCTCGAAGAGGTTTGCCGCTTCGTTCATGTTGCGGCGGATGCGATCCAGAAAGGGCCTCCTGTCCATGGTCGCGTCAAGGCCGCGCGCGAAATTGAGCTTCATGTATGCGCGGAACAACTGCGCGCGCGACGAGTAAGGGTAACGCTTCGCGAGGTCATTTGCCGACTTGAGCGCCTGTGCCGCCCCCTCGCGATCGTCGGCGTCGAGCTCGACTTCAAGTACCTTGCCGACGACGGCGGGGACATAGTTATTGCAGACCCAGTCCCCGATGACTTTGAAGAACAAGGTAGCCATTTCCCTGGAGTTCTCCACCCGCTGGTCCCTGGTGGTGTTGGCGCACCTCTCCTCGTCGTACACGACGTTGTTCTCGGCCGGGTCGACGGGCCAGGGAATCTCGATGGCTCGGCGGATCTCGGCCTCTGCCTCCTCGTGCTTGGACGCCTCGAACAGCACCCTGGCCAGGAGGGCGGAGATCTCGATGCAGTTGGGGGCGAACCGCTTGGCCAGGGTGACGTAGAGCTCCGCGCTGACGAGGTGCTGCGCCGCGAGATCTTTCTCGTCTTTCGCGCGCCTGGCGGCGGCATGGTGGAAGAGGCCCGCGAGGTGGAGCACGAGGGGCGATCCCGCGTGCCTGTCCACGAGCTCGTCGAGACGCGCGTGTGCCTCGTCGTGGTGGCCGTCGCGGTCCAGCGcgcgcaccgcctccgcctccttgcGCAGGGCGGCTACTCCAGCGCTAGCGGCGGGTTCGACCATCCCGGAGCGTGGAGCGTACGCGTGCGGGAAGGTGTTCGCGAGatccccgcggcggcgcggaggaggaagcgacGGTGGGGTGaggcgggcgcgcgcgaggtGTTCGGGGAAATGCCGCAACGGCAGTGGGAGGTAGCGGGGTTTGGTTCGGTTTGATTTGTTTTGGGACGGGGACTCGGTGAGACCGGAGGAGACCGAGGGGGCGCGGAGGCGGTATATATAGGACCTCTAGAAGGCGCTGGTGCCGGagctttttttgttttctcccgTGACGAGGAGAAGCAGATTCTGGGGAAGATGGTTTGTTTCGGAGGGATAGTTGCTGCTCAAGTACGGAAAGAAGTCAGGTGTGAATAGGCGTGATCGTGTTGCGAAGTCGACTGGACATTACCGAGCACGTGTTCCTCCCTAATCTTCTTTGGACTGGAACAGCGCGCGACGCCGCGCTATAGCTCTTTGGCGCGACGGTGTGCATGCGAGAAAGAGGCAGCTGGAGGTCCGATGGCTGCATGCGAGCAGGAGAGCACTGCATGCGTGACATGACGGACCCGTGTCAGGTTTTCATGtgactttttttctttttgtttctggACTCCCCAACTTTTGTACTCACTCCTTCCCAAATTAAGTCGATTTGTACATGTTCTTATATAAattcacgtcagttaattcggaacggagggagtactagtttaAAACACAACAGCAGAAATGTCTGAACATATGGATCACAATACTTTCAGGTTTAAACAAAATCTAAAAGTTTCGTACAATTTGTCACCCCTAATTCGGCTGGACTAGAGCACGACAGTCGCGTGTTAGGGAGCTGACGCGGTGGCCCGCACGGGCCGCGGCAGCGAGCGAtaaaaagagaacaaaaaagtTCTAAAAATTCACTTTTAGTCAAAATCTACCACTTGCCATCGCATTCCGCATCTCCAGTACTTCAAATCGAGTTACCGTCTCCATTTTAGAACGACCCGCCACCCCCCCACACACCCTTTATCTCCATGTCACCTCTAATGAACATAATTGCCATCCCGTGATTACTAATTGCCATCTTCCCGCTTAATACAAATTGCCAACTCCAATTTATACAAATTGACACCACTAATtaacacaaattgccacacCTATTCAAGTTGTCACACTTAAAGAACGGAACAACAATTGCCACCCTTGATTAAAAATAaatgagaaaacaaattgtcACCCATAAATGGatacaaattgccaccctTGAATCTTGATGGATACAAGTTGCCACCATGTAAGAACATAAATTGTCATTCCTTAGTGAACACAATTCTCCATCCTCCTGGTGAATATAAATTGCCACCACCACAAATTGTCATCCCCTAATGAATACAAATTGCCATTCGTAATGAACACAACTAACCACCCCACCCTCATAGTGAATACAAATTTGTATTGCCACCCGTAATGAACAAGAATAATCATATTCATCCATTCCAATAAGAAAATCTACCGCCCACCACCGCATCCCTCATCTCGTCCAATCTGAATTGAACTACCAACTCCGTTCAAAATGACCCAACACACAACACTAACGGAACACAAAATTGCCACCCACATGATCACAAATCGTCACCCCGATGAACACATATTACCATGTATTATACCATTTCGGTCAAAATTACCCACAACACCACCACTGCATCTTGTCCACTCCAATTGAGGTACCATCTATCCACATCCATTCAAAACGACCAACACAAACCCTATTTGCAAGCCGCCGCGCCCCTACTGGGCACAAATTCCTAACTTTACTGGGCACAAATTACCAACTTTACTAGGCACAAATTGTCAACTCTAGTGGACACAAATTGCCGCTgataacaaacaaaaataaccaTGTTCATCCATGTACATCAAATTGCCACTTGTAATGAACATAATTTGCCACCACTGAAGCGCATGAGTTGCTTGTATCTTGCTGCAGTCCGAAAGCAACACCCATAGGAATGGCCGTGGCCCCCGCGAATGTTAACCTGTGTGCCATCTCGGCCAACTCCTCCCCCGACAACACCCCCAAGCTGGCCCGCGAGGCGTCCACAACGAAGTATGGTTAGCGCGCGTCTAGCCACCAGACAAAGTCCTCCGCCGCACTGATCATGTTGACACGACGTCTCCCTCCTCGAGCTCGACTAGAGGACCCACGGGGATGAGCGGCGACGGCGCTCGGATCACATCTGGGAGCACTTCCACCGCGACCCGCTCCAGCTCGATAAAGGAGTTGATAGGGAGAGAGCGTgtgcggtggcggcgacgaggacagCGGTGCGTTTGGTGGCCGGGGTAGCGCACGGCTGCGGAGACAGCGCTCGACGTGGGGCGGcgtggcgggggcgggggcagcggcggcgctcaGCGGCGTGTACCGCGGTTGCTGgcccggcgggcggcggctacAGCGCCCGGCGGGGGCACCACGGAGGcacgcggcggcagcgcccaGCCCGGGCAGCGCGGAGGCGATGGCAGCGGCCGCTCGGCGCGGGGAGGCAGCAGCGCCCGGCCGGGGcagcacggcggcagcggcggcggagggtaGCACACAGCAGCTGCGGGGGCAGGGCAGCGCTTGGGGGACTGGGGGCGCTCGGGGAGGGTGCAGCGCTCGGGAGAAGAGCGTCGCGCGAGGAGACGGTAGAACGAATGTTTGTTCGTTATAATTTCCGATCTTCTTTTGAGCGCGATCTGGGATCGAATCCAAGCAGCTCCACGGAATCGCTTCTTTTCGGCCTGCAATTCAGAGTCGTGTTAACAGCTAATTTTGGCTTACAAAAGGACGTCGTTAAGATTGGCGAAATTGGTTGTCAACACCTGCCTCCTTATTTTTGGGCAAACTTATGTACCGAAAAATAACTTGAACCACTTTTATCTAAAGATGATGTAAACGCTTCATCGGCCATATATTCTAAGGGCGATTAATATATACCGGCCATATATCTTTGCTCAAATAGGCATGAATATTCCATCCATAAAAGTATGTATACCCGAAATAATCTACAAACCTGATCAAGACTTTAAATATTTCTTCCTTTTGGatttgcaacaaaatttgcaaCTAATCAAATGAATATAGAATCGGAATACCCTTTTGTGATATAAAGAAGCATGTGGCATCCATGGATCCCAACAATTTTATGAAGTGTTACCGATCATACCCGGTGATGAACTCCAAGACAAAGACATAAATGGTACGTTTGAAGAATATGTGGGATGTGCTAACCGAAGATTTTGGCGGAGTGACACAAACCTTCGGCTAAATTGCTGGTTAGAtttattgttttctttcttcacttTTCTTTGCTCTCGTTGCAACATCAGCTTGCACATCACTattgtgtttgtgtttatATTTAGGGATCGAtgccatgtttttcttttttagctCTTTTGCACTAAGCCTTTgcaattttctttcttgccAACTTGATAAGCCGAGTGGGCATCCCGGCTATGATTTTGCTTTGCATAGTGGCAACTTGTTCTTGATGTTGGTCACCTTCTTGATAAGGCGCTGGTGCCGGAGCCAGCTGTTAATTTCGGGGAAGCCGATTTTTTTCTCCCGGGGCGAGGAGAAGCAGATTCTGGAGAAGATGGTTTGTTTCGGGTATTGCTGCACGTGTTCCTTCCTACCTCGGAATAATGTTGTTAGCCGCgcagaactaaagttgtcacTCTTCCATACTAAAGTTCTCGCCCCtcacagaactaaagttgtcatCTCACAAACTAGACGTTCGCTCTCTGGCCTCCTAGCGCGACGGGGTAAAGTTGACACCCgtacagaactaaagttgaCATCTTCACAGACTAAAGCTCaacagaactaaagttgccaccccaCAAACATAAAGTTGTCACCCCCACAAGACACGTGGCACGATCCCAGCCACAGTCGTTCCGGTCGGATGGCCAATAGAACATTCGCTTCGAGAGACTAaagagcgaacgttcgctcatTTCAGATTTAAGCGTGATCAGGAATTAAATCGAAGCAGCTCCACGAAATCGCTTATTTTCGTCCTGCGATTCAGAGTCGGTCTCGTTTCCGTTTAGACTGCACAAGGAGATTGAATTCGACTAGTTTCCAGTCTCCGAGCTGGAATCGTAGGCGGAGACGAAGCCTGGGGCCAGGCGGCCACCCAGTAAACCATCAGAGTTTAGAGGAGATCAAGTTCTGAGCCGTCACGTGCCAGATTAGCACCGGCCGACTGTTAGCAATTATTCTCGGGCCTCGGCATATCTTTGGgggggagcatggggagagGCAATATATATGATAGGCTCAGCAATCTGACTGACGACATTCTTGTCAACATTCTTGACCGGCTCAATGTCCTTGACGCTGTAAGAACCTGTGTCCTCTCCAGAAGGTAGATTCAGCTTTCTGCCATGCTCTCCCTTCTTACAATAAGTGCTCAAGACTTCCTGCCCAAGGGAACTAGTATGTCCGATGGTGAATTGGTTCGGATCAATGCAGCCGTGGTTGAAGCGACAAAGAGCATACTGGCATGCAGAGATCCTTGTGTGCACACCATCCACCTCTTGAGCACCACGTTCTACTTGAGAGATGATTCCCCCACATCTGTTGGGCAAACTGTTGGTGATGCCATGTCGACACACAAGATCAAGAAAGCAGAATTCACAATTTTGACAGAGAAGGAGCGCCTGAAGTGCACTATTGATGATATGGTCTATTATGTACATAGTTTGTGTCATTTTTTAATGATTGTGTGAATGCATTTGGTGGTTTCACACGCCTCTACATCGAGAATTTGAGATTTGGTCAAGTGGACATCGTCCAAAACATCCTCACCACTTGCAGGCAATTAAAATATTTGGGTTTTCTCAATTGCGACACAGAGAGTTCAGACATGCTGCAAGTCGAACATGCCCAGCTCAGTGACCTCAGTATTGTCGATTGTCGTTTTGAAAAGGTCAATCTTACGTGGATCCCAAAATTCACCCGGATAACCTTTGAATATTGGATGTCGTTCTATGAACCACCACTGTCATTTGGTTATGTTCCATTGCTTGAGGTTGCGAACCTTGCGAATGTTGGTCTTAGTTGGCACAAAATGATCAAGTTAAGTACGTTTCTTTCTCAAACCTCTGTACGAGACCTGAAGTTGGGGTTTAAATGCCAAAAGATTTGGGTTCAATAGGAGTGTCTGATCAAAAGGCCGGCATCTGTGTTCCACCGACtaaggttgtgtttgtttgggctaaAACTCCACAGCTGCAGATTCCAGAATCAGCTGTGGCTGCCAGCTGCAACCGGAAGATTGGAGTTGTCTGatgcctgtttgtttggacgGCTGGTCCGGCTGCAGCTGCAACTGAAATGACTTGAATGACCCTGTAGTTCTATAGATTTGGTATTAATGCTAACCGTACTGCTTTACATGTAAATTAATTTTTTGAGAACACATTAAACCATAGTACACTAATAATATTTTGTCCACGCATCGTTTGCAAAATATAAGATCATC carries:
- the LOC100845321 gene encoding uncharacterized protein LOC100845321 isoform X1; amino-acid sequence: MVEPAASAGVAALRKEAEAVRALDRDGHHDEAHARLDELVDRHAGSPLVLHLAGLFHHAAARRAKDEKDLAAQHLVSAELYVTLAKRFAPNCIEISALLARVLFEASKHEEAEAEIRRAIEIPWPVDPAENNVVYDEERCANTTRDQRVENSREMATLFFKVIGDWVCNNYVPAVVGKVLEVELDADDREGAAQALKSANDLAKRYPYSSRAQLFRAYMKLNFARGLDATMDRRPFLDRIRRNMNEAANLFESSLVLAIFRAKLCFVLGLYGAAYLECVRGFNTGDPVDPKLEDVPPGSVDGEECADRLSSIYTEFARLIRRVVWVVKGSWDSMTSAQQDSFLSVRLFELRKYYDDVYEDDHWAARTISDAMTFVKKTRSWRFWICPYCVGKKLPDTDSLLRHMCSKHPAEKDLPKLRTVLEPKGTSVDDNSLDEITVGQDSEDHYFFHFKKKDYIFEHLFLKPSTVSDEESFAKIREEKIKEGTEILEKIKQRLRNLPTDNLSAEFYKARTEIQDLWHDFLAISLLDYRVVILPLVKSFLWEELIKFTSDDKTASKSISNADIDTVFPSVLYTPNMDAMLELTYKLSDGNKDHESGEDQETVNIKDEFIKSTSEDNAASKSIDNADIDTVFPNVVYASGSNAILEHTYKLSNGNKDHESGEDQETENMKPSGLDKTLVDDEKGEERCSEDLLEDRNSETLIDKKLSDPTIYMDGSGKSAARIATLERNKKGTSGQSVGKMASNFLYQPSVNIFNHKNAEKVLSSLRVIIQSLCNLKHLRDKFLMGELKWDPSSNNPCIADLLYEIFFAWERYEPYPTVDVLTSVKTILLRLADDSSIYEKVGEIFASETVVTILIGLHMSDTCSSFSFNTEIGGNVVNPITCGACICPTHNLFGINFNVQMSCRCGKCSDKYLYTTLFHILDAGSAQTTKIKSFSELQFLLDEQFCEDHSCKNCGIIENVDLFLSNMPQFFTIVLNWASGSRSQDTFSEVLAGITSPLDADFFCRSAHSATKYVVTSMICYADERYLCFARDEDSWLIFDSDKITTVFTWDHLLESFKDCKLQPEVLFFEVIK
- the LOC100845321 gene encoding uncharacterized protein LOC100845321 isoform X2; the protein is MVEPAASAGVAALRKEAEAVRALDRDGHHDEAHARLDELVDRHAGSPLVLHLAGLFHHAAARRAKDEKDLAAQHLVSAELYVTLAKRFAPNCIEISALLARVLFEASKHEEAEAEIRRAIEIPWPVDPAENNVVYDEERCANTTRDQRVENSREMATLFFKVIGDWVCNNYVPAVVGKVLEVELDADDREGAAQALKSANDLAKRYPYSSRAQLFRAYMKLNFARGLDATMDRRPFLDRIRRNMNEAANLFESSLVLAIFRAKLCFVLGLYGAAYLECVRGFNTGDPVDPKLEDVPPGSVDGEECADRLSSIYTEFARLIRRVVWVVKGSWDSMTSAQQDSFLSVRLFELRKYYDDVYEDDHWAARTISDAMTFVKKTRSWRFWICPYCVGKKLPDTDSLLRHMCSKHPAEKDLPKLRTVLEPKGTSVDDNSLDEITVGQDSEDHYFFHFKKKDYIFEHLFLKPSTVSDEESFAKIREEKIKEGTEILEKIKQRLRNLPTDNLSAEFYKARTEIQDLWHDFLAISLLDYRVVILPLVKSFLWEELIKFTSDDKTASKSISNADIDTVFPSVLYTPNMDAMLELTYKLSDGNKDHESGEDQETVNIKDEFIKSTSEDNAASKSIDNADIDTVFPNVVYASGSNAILEHTYKLSNGNKDHESGEDQETENMKPSGLDKTLVDDEKGEERCSEDLLEDRNSETLIDKKLSDPTIYMDGSGKSAARIATLERNKKGTSGQSVGKMASNFLYQPSVNIFNHKNAEKVLSSLRVIIQSLCNLKHLRDKFLMGELKWDPSSNNPCIADLLYEIFFAWERYEPYPTVDVLTSVKTILLRLADDSSIYEKVGEIFASETVVTILIGLHMSDTCSSFSFNTEIGGNVVNPITCGACICPTHNLFGINFNVQMSCRCGKCSDKYLYTTLFHILDAGSAQTTKIKSFSELQFLLDEQFCEDHSCKNCGIIENVDLFLSNMPQFFTIVLNWASGSRSQDTFSEVLAGITSPLDADFFCRSAHSATKYVVTSMVPKRRRKQ